One Paenibacillus sp. FSL H7-0737 DNA segment encodes these proteins:
- a CDS encoding helix-turn-helix domain-containing protein: MNYNYFKSKLFLKFTGSYLLILLIPLIFVIVFIYRNATDNLQKEIENAHFNQLTQIKTVVDGRMNDLRDMASRMSYDARLAHYRILDPYESRDAIAALDSYKSSNSIVEDIFLYYHHDPNIYSNHGMYSLDVFRSSYQFGSWKNDELVTALNSSKFPSIRLTNMLNQNSPLEQSVLTYILPIIPNTSDPYASVMYLIKEKELAYLIDSVLGNYRGLTYIFDNHGRVLSYSGHGDTASQQDIQRLSELPPGIHNLSMNNEDHSVISVTSDVNGWSYVTLMASNQFFSSVLNVRSFIIILFIVIAIVGTAIALLFARMQYLPIAELVRFTNKKTDTPASGNELEYIRTTLQQYSSKVDLQEPYARNHVLSMLLKHGHAQMMTHGIFDTFHLHFDQSHHFVMMMGWDELEQQHLHARQEVHRKLAFIEFPALATQVYGVELPQLDQLALIVSLQLEDDEALAAQIVHIVDAIREYTLGIMDIHPMIGVGKCYESPQQLNQSFVEACSAFELRKSTEHGTTVYFEKLSSAHDQTVLLPSNELLKLAQSLKQGNYEVAKQIIHTAIHGLDNKQRSTLLMRCVLFDLLNTMLKTAVELKMDNMMQSASPHFMNGPVHLIEQNFYRLATQICTQVEQTHKKEEHSLMDHIVAFIDQHYVDHSLSLESVSAAFTISPSHLSRSFKDKVGINFVQYIWQKRLDKVKEQLVITSDPLKDIIQRVGYLDTPNFIRKFKKETGYTPGQYRQMNSNHPNTEPNDTV, translated from the coding sequence TTGAACTATAACTATTTCAAATCGAAATTGTTTCTGAAATTCACCGGTTCGTATCTACTTATCCTTCTTATTCCGCTTATATTTGTAATCGTTTTCATTTACCGAAATGCTACCGATAATTTACAAAAGGAGATTGAAAATGCTCACTTTAATCAGCTCACCCAAATTAAAACGGTGGTGGATGGACGCATGAATGATTTAAGAGATATGGCGTCACGGATGTCATACGACGCTCGTCTCGCTCATTATCGCATACTGGATCCTTATGAAAGTCGTGACGCCATAGCGGCACTAGATAGCTACAAATCTTCCAATTCCATTGTGGAGGATATATTTCTGTACTATCATCATGACCCTAATATTTATTCCAACCATGGCATGTATAGCCTGGATGTATTTCGTAGCTCCTATCAGTTTGGAAGCTGGAAGAATGATGAACTTGTGACTGCTTTAAACTCGTCCAAATTTCCATCCATTCGACTTACGAACATGCTGAATCAAAATTCACCACTCGAGCAATCTGTATTAACCTATATCCTGCCGATCATTCCCAACACCTCAGATCCATATGCTTCTGTCATGTACCTCATTAAAGAGAAAGAGTTGGCATATCTGATCGATTCCGTTCTCGGTAACTATCGAGGATTAACGTATATTTTTGATAATCATGGACGTGTTTTATCCTATAGTGGCCATGGAGATACAGCTAGCCAACAGGATATCCAACGGTTATCAGAGCTTCCACCCGGCATACATAATCTATCGATGAACAACGAAGATCATTCGGTTATTTCCGTCACATCGGATGTCAATGGCTGGTCATATGTGACTTTAATGGCGAGTAATCAGTTTTTCAGTAGCGTACTTAATGTTCGGAGCTTCATCATTATTTTATTCATTGTGATCGCCATTGTAGGAACGGCCATCGCTCTATTATTCGCTCGGATGCAATATCTTCCGATTGCTGAGCTCGTTCGCTTCACGAACAAAAAAACAGATACACCGGCCTCTGGAAATGAGCTCGAGTATATACGAACAACATTACAGCAGTATAGCTCCAAGGTTGATCTCCAAGAGCCCTATGCACGCAACCATGTTCTGTCCATGCTATTAAAGCATGGACATGCACAAATGATGACGCATGGAATATTCGATACCTTTCATCTGCACTTCGACCAAAGTCATCATTTTGTCATGATGATGGGCTGGGATGAATTAGAACAGCAGCATCTTCATGCGCGACAAGAAGTACATCGCAAGCTTGCGTTTATTGAATTTCCAGCGCTTGCTACACAAGTATACGGTGTAGAGCTCCCGCAATTGGATCAGCTCGCACTCATTGTGAGCTTACAGCTCGAAGATGATGAGGCACTCGCTGCACAAATCGTTCACATCGTGGATGCGATCCGTGAATATACGTTAGGCATAATGGATATCCACCCGATGATCGGTGTAGGCAAATGTTATGAGAGCCCTCAGCAGCTTAATCAATCCTTTGTTGAGGCTTGCTCCGCCTTCGAATTGCGTAAATCGACCGAGCATGGAACCACCGTGTATTTTGAAAAGCTATCCAGTGCCCATGATCAAACGGTGTTACTCCCTAGTAACGAGCTATTAAAGCTTGCACAAAGCTTGAAGCAGGGCAACTACGAAGTCGCCAAACAAATTATTCACACAGCCATCCATGGCCTTGATAATAAACAACGATCTACCCTGCTGATGCGATGCGTATTGTTCGACCTGCTGAATACCATGCTCAAAACTGCAGTTGAGCTAAAGATGGATAACATGATGCAGTCTGCTTCTCCCCATTTCATGAATGGTCCCGTCCATCTTATAGAGCAGAATTTCTACCGTTTAGCCACTCAGATTTGTACACAGGTAGAGCAGACGCATAAAAAAGAAGAACATTCACTCATGGATCATATCGTTGCTTTTATCGACCAGCACTATGTTGATCATTCACTTAGCCTTGAATCTGTTTCTGCTGCGTTTACGATTTCACCTTCCCATCTCAGTCGTTCATTCAAGGATAAGGTCGGCATCAACTTCGTCCAATATATTTGGCAAAAACGATTAGATAAGGTCAAGGAACAGCTCGTAATAACAAGTGATCCGTTAAAAGATATTATCCAGCGCGTCGGCTACCTCGACACACCAAACTTTATTCGAAAATTCAAAAAGGAAACCGGTTATACCCCGGGCCAGTATCGACAGATGAATAGTAATCATCCCAATACTGAGCCTAACGATACCGTATAA